Proteins from one Sabethes cyaneus chromosome 2, idSabCyanKW18_F2, whole genome shotgun sequence genomic window:
- the LOC128735161 gene encoding cationic amino acid transporter 2-like produces METLCKAISRKKPNDDDGSHSKLARVLTLLDLTGLGVGSTLGLGAYVLAGSVAYEQAGPGVVVSFVIAALAAAIAGLCYAEFAARVPKAGSAYIYTYITIGEFAAFTIGWNLMLEYIIGTASVARGLSGYIDALIDYRIAGAMRNIMEIRISFLGSYPDVFSFLVVLTVTALLAYGVKESTILNNVFTGVNLLVIAVVLISVGTKADPGNWNIKPEDIPSDINGGAGGFLPYGIAGVMAGAAKCFYGYVGFDCIATTGEEARNPSKNIPLAIIFSLLIIFLSYFGVATVLTMALPYYLQDPIAPFPNLFDWLGWQEIKWIVSIGAIFSLCTNSLGAMFPLPRVLYAMSSDGIMFKGLRQVNPKTKTPILATIISGLVAGTMALLFDLQQLIDMMSIGTLLAYTIVAVSVMVLRYDKIDNFQTANQEKSMIMKQLFNLNIAKKPNSLTSKIVKVCLLVYAIAICGVCVLLVHGQDYLSAQYPLVLIILIALVTTMLILYLVIACQPIDEAKLTFQVPCVPFVPMLSMFVNIYLMFQLDAATWISFSVWLLIGFLIYFSYGIRHSTLASRSRSPTFSESQLQNPFAVSGIEKV; encoded by the exons ATGGAAACCCTCTGCAAGGCGATAAGCCGCAAGAAACCTAACGACGATGACGGCAGCCATTCAAAACTGGCGCGTGTGCTAACGCTGCTGGACCTGACGGGACTCGGCGTCGGCAGTACGCTCGGGCTGGGAGCATACGTCCTTGCCGGATCGGTAGCCTACGAACAGGCCGGCCCGGGTGTGGTGGTTTCGTTTGTGATTGCCGCCTTGGCTGCAGCCATAGCTGGCTTGTGTTATGCCGAGTTTGCCGCACGAGTTCCGAAAGCCGGATCAGCTTACATCTACACGTACATCACGATCGGAGAGTTCGCTGCGTTTACCATCGGGTGGAATCTAATGTTGGAGTACATTATCG GAACGGCTAGTGTGGCACGTGGACTTAGCGGTTATATAGATGCTTTAATCGATTACCGGATAGCGGGTGCAATGCGCAATATAATGGAGATTCGAATAAGTTTTCTAGGATCGTATCCGGATGTGTTTTCATTTTTGGTGGTTCTTACTGTCACAGCGCTTTTGGCCTATGGAGTGAAAGAATCCACCATATTGAATAACGTCTTCACCGGTGTAAATCTGCTAGTGATCGCGGTTGTGCTTATTTCTGTGGGAACTAAAGCTGATCCTGGCAATTGGAACATAAAACCGGAGGATATTCCATCCGATATAAATGGCGGAGCAGGAGGATTCTTGCCCTACGGAATAGCAGGAGTGATGGCAGGCGCTGCCAAATGCTTCTACGGATATGTAGGATTTGACTGTATAGCTACGACCGGAGAGGAAGCTCGAAACCCTTCGAAAAACATTCCACTGGCTATCATATTTTCCCttctaattatttttttgtcttaCTTCGGTGTTGCAACGGTTCTGACGATGGCATTGCCATACTATCTGCAAGATCCAATAGCACCATTTCCCAATCTTTTCGATTGGCTCGGATGGCAGGAAATCAAATGGATCGTATCGATAGGTGCAATTTTTTCACTCTGCACCAATTCACTCGGAGCGATGTTTCCACTGCCACGTGTCCTTTACGCTATGTCATCCGACGGAATTATGTTCAAAGGATTGCGTCAAGTGAATCCCAAAACGAAAACACCCATATTGGCAACAATTATTTCCGGACTAGTTGCTGGAACGATGGCCCTACTTTTCGATCTACAACAATTAATCGATATGATGTCGATCGGAACGTTGCTAGCATATACGATCGTTGCTGTCAGTGTCATGGTTCTGCGATATGATAAAATTGACAACTTTCAAACCGCAAACCAGGAAAAATCGATGATTATGAAACAATTGTTCAATTTGAACATTGCCAAGAAACCGAATTCTCTTACATCGAAGATAGTTAAAGTTTGTCTTCTTGTTTACG CGATTGCAATCTGTGGTGTATGTGTGCTACTGGTTCACGGTCAGGACTATCTGTCTGCTCAGTATCCGCTCGTTTTAATTATCCTAATAGCACTCGTTACGACAATGTTGATTCTCTATTTGGTAATTGCTTGCCAACCCATCGACGAAGCTAAACTTACCTTTCAAGTTCCCTGTGTGCCGTTTGTGCCGATGCTGAGCATGTTTGTAAACATCTATCTGATGTTCCAGCTGGATGCTGCAACGTGGATCAGTTTTTCCGTCTGGTTACTGATAGGCTTTCTAATTTACTTTTCCTATGGAATTCGACACTCGACTTTGGCTTCCCGAAGTCGAAGTCCCACGTTTTCCGAAAGTCAGCTACAGAATCCGTTTGCTGTGTCCGGAATAGAAAAGGTGTAG